A genome region from Bufo gargarizans isolate SCDJY-AF-19 chromosome 2, ASM1485885v1, whole genome shotgun sequence includes the following:
- the LOC122927012 gene encoding ubiquitin-like protein ATG12, with protein sequence MEETSENHGDSPANGGGETASESVLAPALSPATEEPPCETKRKIDVLLKAVGDTPIMKSKKWTIERTRTVQGLMDFIKKYLKLDASEQMFIYINQSFAPSPDQEVGILYECFGSDGKLVLHYCKSQAWG encoded by the exons ATGGAGGAAACGAGCGAAAATCACGGGGATTCACCGGCTAATGGAGGCGGCGAAACAGCGAGCGAGTCTGTCCTGGCACCGGCACTGTCACCGGCGACCGAGGAGCCGCCGTGCGAAACGAAACGTAAAA TTGATGTCCTGCTGAAGGCCGTTGGGGATACCCCAATAATGAAGAGTAAGAAGTGGACTATAGAGAGGACTCGGACGGTGCAAGGTCTTATGGACTTCATCAAGAAGTACCTGAAGCTGGACGCATCGGAACAGATG TTTATCTATATCAATCAGTCGTTTGCTCCATCACCGGACCAAGAAGTAGGAATTTTATACGAG TGCTTTGGCAGCGACGGAAAGCTCGTTTTACATTACTGTAAATCACAAGCTTGGGGCTGA